Part of the Nicotiana sylvestris chromosome 5, ASM39365v2, whole genome shotgun sequence genome is shown below.
gcacaaccgaccctatgtgctggtaagtgcctagtctaacctcggcgaagtagtgataaagctaggaccagactacaaaataaacctatgcagataaatcatatacaacggaaataaaagcagaaatgtacagttaatgatgggagggggaaacatgttgtggggacatcgaataataacagaagaacaacaagtgaatataaggatcaccacagttcaattgaagATAGGAAGGGGGAATAAtgctgcggggtacaacaagtatcaacagaaaaccaacaattaaatgtagagaaaccataactcagttatcaataaaaatcaggaaatcaaacacaagtgcacgacattaaccttcgtgctttaacactctctcacaaataacatgcaggacatcacccttcgtgctttacactcttcctcacccaagcaacaatcacaaagtaaTTTGGGCAAGAGAATCAATAACATTAcagtaaaatcaagtaacaacagaaaataagtaaataaacataaagaacaccataactcaattatcagcaagaatcaggaaaatcaaggacaagtgcacgacatcatccttcgtgcttttactctcgtcctcaccataaaatcaatataaatggcacaacatcacccttcgtgcttttacctcacataattatTTTACAGAATgatccttcatgcattatcactcatataaagccactgaatggtacatcgtgcggcacgacatcacccttcgtgctttaacactctctcacaaatatcatacacggcatcacccttcgcgctttaacactctctcaccaaaataatgtacggcatcacccttcgtgatttaacactcttcctcacccaaacaacaatcacaaagcaataagggaAAGGAAATCAACAAAtgtacaattaaatcccggcaaggaaataaTAGTACAACAGTcatatcccggtaagggaaataatttcaacaataacatcccggcaagggagacaacattaaacaacaatatctcggcaagggagacaataataTAATCTTCGTTTCTTTTTCacctttacttcacaactcaattcaatatttgagccaatgctctataaggttcaattgccaattatacttccgcAATTCACTTTACAACTTGAGTCAACGCTCTTTAATGTTCAAATACAATTACTTTCACAAGCTtttctcaacaatagaaatcatcacataaagcACGAGCAATACAAATAGAGTCAtattaatcataatataagacacACGggaatgcttgacaccaacgtatagatactcgtcaccatgcctatacgtcatactcaacaactagcacatagaaaataggaTACAACTcttaatctctcaagctaaggttagaccaaacacttacctcgatgttgcgaacacaattcaagccacAATTATCGTTTtacctcttgatttcaccaccaattcgctcgtatctatccacaagttacttaattatatcaataaatgctaaatgaatcaatttcaaTGCAtgaaataggttttctaaagtttttcccaaaaagtcaaaaatcgaccccgggcccacatggtcaaaactcgaggttcgaatcaaaacccgGTTACCTATTCACCcgcgaacccaaatatataatttgttttgaaatcggacctcaaatcgaggtccaaatccccaaaatttgaaaaacctaggttctacccataacacccaatttccctcatgaaaacccttaattttaagttaaaatcatgtgaaaagatgttaaagattgaagaaaatgagttagaaatgacttataatcgatttggagaagaacttttctttgaaaaatcgcccaagagagtttatgttttgaaagagtttaaaaaatgaaagattttcggctcagtcatgaatttgcaggtcgcaaatgtcgcaattgcgaccttgCGAACCCTGAGGATTCCagtcctcttcgcatttgcgatgctgctgtcgcatttgcgataaatacatcgcatttgcgaccaaggcaacTCAGGCCAaaattcgcatttgcgagccaggcttcgcaattgcgaagactgcagacctgcaacacaccagaaatttcctaagtccaaattttaCTCTGTGGCCTAACCAAAACtcaccgagccctcggggctccaaacaaaacatgcacactaacccaaaaacatcatacggacttgctcgtgcaatcaaatcaccaaaataacatcaacaacgttgaatttagcatcaaaatcaaagaaaatctcaagaactttctaagtttcaaattttacaactaaggctCCGAATCACGTTatatgacctccgtttcttaccaaattttgcaGGCTCGACTTAAATTACTTGTAAGATCTGTACCTGGCtacggaactaaaatacggacccgataccatcaaattcccaacatatttcattttcaaaaactcatatatattccagaaaataattttttaaaaaatttatttctcgggcttgggacctcggaattcgattccgggcatacgcccaagtcccatattttcctacggaccttccgggaccgtcaaatcacgggtccaggttcgtttactcaaaatgttgaccgaagtcaacttaaattcattttaaaagcaacatttatcgtttttcacagaatttcacataatggctttccggatatgCGCCCGTactgcacacacaaatcgaggtgagacagaaagaggtttttaagacctCGGAATACAAAATTTATTTCCAAAACAAGTGAGGTCGGTCATCACACATAATAAGGTTTTTATCAAATTTACTTCTATTCTAGGTCCTAATCGACCTTCTCTTGTGCTGCTGAGTGTCGCCCTCGATTATGTAGGAGTAGAAACTTTGAATAGCATCAGTTAGTAAGAACATACAATTCTCAAGCAATGTGAAACAAAAACATACAatttaaatataaaatttatacaatatgtcttttatatattttgtatttgatttatatatagtaaaaataaatttcatacaactaattatatattatataatttatttacaatttatctataattgtcacacattatttctacccagttaaatacaactacaatgacatacaacttatatacaaattttatacaatatttcttttgtatattttgtatctgatttatacatagtaaaaataaatttcatacaactaattatatattatacaacttatctataattttcatacattatttctactcagtatatacaacttaaatataatttttatacaatattgttcaactttcatacaataattaaataaaaaaatatataaacaatataataaaaattTTCTACAGTTTTCTATaatttcgtaaatataatgtatatcatgtcttcttcttcttcttcttcttcttcttcttcttcttcttcttcttcttcttcttcttcttcttcttcttcttcttcttcgagtttcaatatgaaattcagcgaaaatcaagtctaatcttcaccaaaacaccctcaaaactgagatataaactccaaatcatattcccaattgttcgcaacaacacccaatccaaacaaataatggtttttgaaaacccaaattcgaagtCAAAGctttaaagctttttaatggctgtcaatagtAGAACtgctgctctcttttcttttattttacattactgaaattagagattgagagataggagagacgtagagagaattttTAATTCTTTGTAATAACACccaattcaaaaaaataatattttttgaaaacccaaattcgaattcaaagctttttaatggttgtcaatggtggaattgctgctctcttgtaCAAGATACGTGAGGGAGGTGgtgggatgtggagagagaaacgttGGAAGAGTGGAAGATATATTAGAGTgattttaggacactaattattattattaattccCCTAAAATATACATAAATAGTAATTgggtatataatatataattatagtAAAATTTGAATAGGGAGGATAATATAGTTTGGTATATTTGAACATTTTCATTACATAACTTTTAAGGAAATAAGTCATTATTTTATTACATACTAGTAGTTCCTTAGCAAATTCTAATAATTTTGCCTAAAATAAGCTTGTGCTTCCTATGTATAAAATTTTATTTGTAATTAAATTTCACTAACTAGCCAATTAAATACATTGAGTTTTATTTGTAATTAAATTTAATATCCTTAACTTCTAAATAAGATAAAGTACAATTCTATTACTTTGATTCACCTttgactttttcttttctatccagAAAGTACAACAAATTAACTCTATTTGTTAAAGCATGAGTGAAAACAATTGCAATCAAAGAAGAGCATCTTGATATTCTTAGTTTCtcaaaaatatacaaaagatgGTTCAATTTGGGTGGTTACGGTTATGACTCATTGTTCGGTCTATTTTGATCCAATCCATCTTAGCCCAAGTAAACTTTAGGTAGGATTGAGCAATGACTTATTTATTGCTTCAGTCCATCTTAACCCGTCCAAATTCAGCTCCAACCCGTCCGTTTGCCAGCCGTATGATGGAGCCCCAAATATATAGAGCCGATTAAGGGAGAAATGCTCCTTATTAGGATTTTGTCTGTTCACAAGACTCAAACCCGAGACTCTCATTTTAGAAAGAGGGATGCCATCCATTTCACCACACTCGTTGGCGGTTATTATATGATTCAACAGAAAGGAGTAGCAAGCTGTGTTTGCAGACAAGGTGAACTTTTGTTATAAGATCCAATGTTTAAATTGGCATTAAATTCATCCAAGTTCCATAAGCCATAATCCCACATGATGTCTTCATGATTTAGAGAGACCTCATGAATTGAAACAGTAGCATATCCATTAATCATGGAATAGAAGAAGCCACCTTGCTCTTGCTGATCAGCTCTATTTTGGTACAAAAGTGCCATTTCTTGCTTCCCTTGAGACAATTTTGGAACTTTATTATTCTCATTTTCCTCAAACAATGACATGACTCTTTTCATGTCTATTTGATCGTttagtttttgttgttgttgttgttgcggTTGAAACTGTTGTCTTTTTAAAAGACGAGCTTTAGCTTTTTCAGAATTCTCAGTACTTGATTTCTTGACCTTTTTTTTGAAATGAGTCCTCCAATAGTTCTTGATCTCGTTATCAGTTCTCCCTGGCAAGCCTCTAGCAATTGTCGACCATCTGCATATATTTTAGATGAATTAACCTAAATAATCATTTAAACTAAACATAGGCAACAGATATATAATTTATGTGTGTAATACATGTATAATATGTATATAACTTATGTATACCAATTAACAGCTAAAAAAATAAACAGTAAATTTGGCCGGCAATTTGTGTAAGGATCCCTATTTATTCTTATGAGGTTATTGATATTCATAATCGTATTTAACAATAATGAAGAATTACTTTAAGTCAAACATTTACCTATTACCCCATACAGCATGAAGCTCAAGAAT
Proteins encoded:
- the LOC104241563 gene encoding MYB-like transcription factor EOBII → MKKWGVIEEEWRKGPWTAEEDRLLIEYVNLHGEGRWNFVARLVGLKRNGKSCRLRWVNYLRPDLKRGQITPYEEKIILELHAVWGNRWSTIARGLPGRTDNEIKNYWRTHFKKKVKKSSTENSEKAKARLLKRQQFQPQQQQQQKLNDQIDMKRVMSLFEENENNKVPKLSQGKQEMALLYQNRADQQEQGGFFYSMINGYATVSIHEVSLNHEDIMWDYGLWNLDEFNANLNIGSYNKSSPCLQTQLATPFC